Proteins from one Deinococcus sp. AB2017081 genomic window:
- a CDS encoding glycoside hydrolase family 127 protein codes for MTATEPARPPALTQVRLHDAFWSPRLEANRAHTLPALYAKLQEVGALDAYDLPEYAKKGITIPKTHHVTPQMWWDSDVAKWIEAASASLVTHPDAALDAQIDDVVERIAGAQQPDGYLNTYFTAIEPGKKLTNERDWHELYNAGHLIEAAVTHHQATGKTSLLDVVERYARFLAGVYGTGPGQRPGYPGHEEIELALLRLYHVTGRREHLDFARYFLNQRGALPNYFETEALARGDDPRDFWAGTYEYMQAHVPVREQTQVVGHAVRAMYLYAAMADLAAADGDAALRAACERLWADLTRHSLYVTGGLGPSASNEGMTRPYDLPNDTAYAETCASVGLAFWARRMAALTGDGAYADVMERALYNTVLSGVSLSGDAFLYENPLESDGTHRRWAWHACPCCPPNLARILASLGEYVYAVSAREVTVNLYASSTLRTDVAGHRLTLTQEGAYPWRGDIHLSVELDAPATFTVRLRIPSWAQGATLTVNGEAVDATPQQGYAVVTREWRSGDRLDLTLPLVPRRTYAHPAVRQDAGLVALEYGPLVYCAEGLDQDADLHALSLPRGLALSARFDPELLGGVTIIEGDAVADTVGGDDLYSAAPPSTHPTRLTAIPYAVWDNREPTPMRVWLRETVR; via the coding sequence GTGACGGCCACCGAGCCGGCCCGGCCGCCCGCCCTGACGCAGGTGCGGCTCCACGACGCGTTCTGGTCGCCGCGTCTGGAGGCGAACCGCGCCCACACGCTGCCCGCCCTGTACGCGAAGCTGCAGGAGGTCGGGGCGCTCGACGCGTACGACCTGCCCGAGTACGCGAAGAAAGGCATCACGATTCCGAAGACCCACCACGTCACGCCGCAGATGTGGTGGGACAGCGACGTCGCCAAGTGGATCGAGGCGGCCAGCGCGTCCCTGGTGACGCACCCGGACGCGGCGCTGGACGCGCAGATCGACGATGTCGTCGAGCGGATCGCGGGGGCGCAGCAGCCGGACGGGTACCTGAACACGTACTTCACCGCCATCGAGCCCGGGAAGAAACTGACGAACGAGCGCGACTGGCACGAGCTGTACAACGCCGGGCACCTGATCGAGGCGGCGGTCACGCACCACCAGGCGACGGGGAAGACGTCGCTGCTGGACGTCGTGGAACGCTACGCGCGTTTCCTGGCGGGCGTGTACGGCACCGGCCCCGGCCAGCGCCCCGGCTACCCCGGCCACGAGGAGATCGAGCTCGCCCTGCTGCGCCTGTACCACGTGACCGGGCGGCGCGAGCACCTGGACTTCGCCCGTTACTTCCTGAACCAGCGCGGAGCCCTGCCCAACTACTTCGAGACCGAGGCCCTCGCGCGCGGCGACGACCCGCGGGACTTCTGGGCGGGCACGTACGAGTACATGCAGGCGCACGTGCCGGTGCGCGAGCAGACGCAGGTCGTGGGCCACGCCGTGCGCGCCATGTACCTGTACGCCGCGATGGCCGACCTCGCCGCCGCCGACGGGGACGCCGCCCTGCGCGCCGCGTGCGAGCGCCTTTGGGCCGACCTGACCCGCCACAGCCTGTACGTGACCGGGGGCCTGGGGCCGTCCGCGAGCAACGAGGGCATGACGCGCCCCTACGACCTCCCCAACGACACCGCCTACGCGGAGACGTGCGCGTCGGTGGGCCTCGCGTTCTGGGCGCGGCGCATGGCCGCCCTGACGGGCGACGGGGCGTACGCGGACGTCATGGAACGCGCCCTGTACAACACCGTCCTGAGCGGCGTGTCGCTGTCCGGCGACGCCTTCCTGTACGAGAACCCGCTGGAGTCCGACGGCACGCACCGCCGCTGGGCGTGGCACGCGTGCCCGTGCTGCCCGCCGAACCTCGCGCGGATCCTCGCGTCGCTGGGCGAGTACGTGTACGCCGTCAGTGCCCGCGAGGTCACCGTGAACCTGTACGCCAGCAGCACCCTGAGAACGGACGTGGCCGGGCACCGCCTCACGCTGACGCAGGAGGGCGCGTACCCGTGGCGCGGCGACATCCACCTGAGCGTGGAACTGGACGCCCCCGCGACCTTCACCGTGCGCCTGCGGATTCCCTCATGGGCACAGGGCGCCACCCTGACCGTGAACGGCGAGGCCGTGGACGCGACCCCGCAGCAGGGCTACGCGGTGGTCACGCGCGAGTGGCGCAGCGGCGACCGCCTCGACCTCACCCTGCCCCTGGTGCCGCGCCGCACGTACGCGCACCCCGCCGTGCGGCAGGACGCCGGGCTGGTCGCGCTGGAGTACGGCCCGCTCGTGTACTGCGCCGAGGGGCTGGATCAGGACGCCGACCTGCACGCCCTGAGCCTCCCGCGGGGCTTGGCCCTGAGCGCGCGCTTCGACCCGGAACTGCTGGGCGGCGTGACCATCATCGAGGGCGACGCCGTGGCCGACACGGTGGGAGGCGACGACCTGTACTCCGCGGCACCTCCATCCACCCACCCCACCCGCCTGACTGCCATTCCGTACGCCGTGTGGGACAACCGCGAGCCGACGCCCATGCGCGTGTGGCTGCGCGAGACCGTCCGCTGA
- the araA gene encoding L-arabinose isomerase — protein MIYLDTPQLWFVCGSQHLYGPEPLAQVADHAEQIAAALDASSDIPLEVVAKGVMTTAEEIRALCRQADADPTCAGLILWMHTFSPAKMWIGGLGSLKKPFVHLHTQFERELPWASIDMDYMNLNQSAHGDREAGFLHTRLRLERKVVVGHWSDPDVHARLGAWSRAAWAWADWQGAKFVRFGDNMRNVAVTDGDKVSAEMKFGFSVNTHGIGDLAARIDAASDADVDALIQTYLTEYDVAEELRPGGDRHQSLLDGARIEAGMRAFLQDGGYRGFTDSFEDLHGLTQLPGLATQRLMAEGYGFGGEGDWKTPALVRAMKVMAHGLGGGTSFMEDYTYHLEPGKHQVLGSHMLEVCPTIADGKPRLEVHPLGIGGKDDPVRLVFDAQQGAAINVSLIDLGSRFRFIVNEVDSVEHPALPKLPVARAVWECRPDFKTACAAWIYAGGAHHTGYSTAVTTEMIEDFAGMAGVELAVIDAKTELRDFRQNLRLNDLYYVLAQGLRA, from the coding sequence TGGTTCGTGTGCGGCTCGCAGCACCTGTACGGCCCGGAACCGCTCGCGCAGGTCGCCGACCACGCGGAGCAGATCGCCGCCGCGCTGGACGCCAGCAGCGACATTCCCCTGGAAGTCGTCGCCAAGGGGGTGATGACGACCGCCGAGGAGATCCGTGCGCTGTGCCGGCAGGCTGATGCCGACCCGACGTGCGCGGGCCTGATCCTGTGGATGCACACCTTCAGCCCCGCGAAGATGTGGATCGGCGGCCTGGGCAGCCTGAAGAAGCCCTTCGTGCACCTGCACACGCAGTTCGAGCGCGAGCTGCCGTGGGCGTCCATCGACATGGACTACATGAACCTCAACCAGTCCGCGCACGGCGACCGCGAGGCGGGCTTCCTGCACACCCGGCTGCGACTGGAACGCAAGGTCGTGGTCGGGCACTGGAGCGACCCGGACGTGCACGCCCGCCTGGGCGCGTGGTCGCGCGCCGCGTGGGCGTGGGCCGACTGGCAGGGCGCGAAGTTCGTGCGCTTCGGCGACAACATGCGCAACGTGGCCGTGACCGACGGCGACAAGGTCAGCGCCGAGATGAAGTTCGGCTTCAGCGTGAACACCCACGGCATCGGCGATCTGGCGGCCCGGATCGATGCCGCGAGCGATGCCGACGTGGACGCTCTGATTCAGACCTACCTGACCGAGTACGACGTGGCCGAGGAGCTCCGCCCCGGCGGCGACCGGCACCAGTCGCTGCTGGACGGCGCGCGCATCGAGGCGGGCATGCGGGCCTTCCTGCAAGACGGCGGCTACCGGGGCTTCACGGACTCCTTCGAGGATCTGCACGGCCTGACGCAGCTCCCGGGGCTCGCCACGCAGCGCCTGATGGCCGAGGGCTACGGCTTCGGCGGCGAGGGCGACTGGAAGACCCCCGCCCTGGTGCGCGCCATGAAGGTCATGGCCCACGGATTGGGCGGCGGCACGAGCTTCATGGAGGACTACACCTACCACCTGGAACCGGGAAAACATCAGGTGCTCGGCTCGCACATGCTGGAGGTCTGCCCGACCATCGCGGACGGCAAGCCCCGGCTGGAGGTGCATCCCCTGGGGATCGGCGGGAAGGACGACCCGGTGCGGCTCGTGTTCGACGCCCAGCAGGGCGCGGCCATCAACGTGTCCCTGATCGACCTGGGGAGCCGCTTCCGCTTCATCGTGAACGAGGTGGACTCCGTGGAGCACCCGGCGCTGCCGAAGCTGCCGGTCGCGCGGGCCGTGTGGGAGTGCCGCCCGGACTTCAAGACCGCGTGCGCCGCGTGGATCTACGCCGGCGGCGCGCACCACACCGGGTACTCGACCGCCGTGACGACCGAGATGATCGAGGACTTCGCGGGCATGGCCGGCGTGGAACTCGCGGTCATCGACGCGAAGACCGAATTGCGCGACTTCCGCCAGAACCTGCGCCTGAACGACCTGTACTACGTGCTCGCGCAGGGGCTGCGGGCGTAA
- a CDS encoding zinc-dependent alcohol dehydrogenase, with the protein MSMQTAAIMQGDHHIEVGEILKPVPGPGDVLIRVGANSICGSDLHYWHEGKIGSAVVAGAFTPGHEFAGTVVEGSGAAHGLPDGTLVAVDPAQPCGHCFWCHEGNHHLCPNMVFVGAPPYAGAMAQYIAVPASSVYPVPDGFTAAQAALLEPLGVAMHALDLAKLRPGTHLAILGAGTIGLYVLMLARISGALTLSVIDPLAYRREKALSLGATAAYPDVPSYLAAVQDTPTRGADVVVEATTSPLGPRHATEAARIGGKVILVGIPDGDEFTLTGSLVRRKGLTIKLSRRMGHIYPRAIEYVRSGRIDVTAIVTHTLPLSQVRPAFEMLAAYRDDAIKVVLEP; encoded by the coding sequence ATGTCCATGCAGACCGCCGCGATCATGCAGGGCGACCACCACATCGAAGTCGGGGAGATCCTCAAGCCCGTGCCCGGCCCCGGCGACGTGCTGATCCGCGTGGGCGCGAATTCCATCTGCGGCAGCGACCTGCACTACTGGCACGAGGGGAAGATCGGATCGGCGGTCGTGGCGGGGGCCTTCACGCCCGGCCACGAGTTCGCGGGCACGGTGGTCGAGGGCAGCGGCGCGGCGCACGGCCTGCCGGACGGCACGCTGGTCGCCGTCGATCCGGCGCAGCCGTGCGGGCACTGCTTCTGGTGCCATGAGGGCAACCACCATCTCTGCCCGAACATGGTCTTCGTGGGTGCGCCCCCGTACGCGGGTGCGATGGCGCAGTACATCGCCGTGCCCGCCAGCAGCGTGTACCCGGTGCCCGACGGCTTCACGGCCGCGCAGGCCGCCCTGCTGGAACCGCTGGGCGTCGCCATGCACGCCCTCGACCTCGCGAAGCTCCGGCCCGGCACGCACCTCGCCATCCTGGGCGCGGGCACCATCGGTCTGTACGTGCTGATGCTCGCGCGGATCAGCGGGGCGCTGACCCTCAGCGTGATCGACCCGCTCGCGTACCGGCGCGAGAAGGCGCTGTCCCTCGGCGCGACCGCCGCGTACCCGGACGTGCCCAGCTACCTCGCGGCGGTGCAGGACACGCCCACGCGCGGGGCGGACGTGGTCGTGGAGGCCACCACCAGTCCCCTGGGGCCGCGCCACGCCACCGAGGCCGCGCGGATCGGCGGGAAGGTCATCCTGGTCGGCATTCCCGACGGGGACGAGTTCACGCTGACGGGCTCGCTCGTGCGGCGCAAGGGGCTGACCATCAAGCTGTCGCGGCGCATGGGGCACATCTACCCGCGCGCCATTGAGTACGTGCGCTCCGGGCGCATCGACGTGACCGCCATCGTCACGCACACCCTCCCGCTGTCCCAGGTGCGGCCCGCGTTCGAGATGCTCGCCGCCTACCGGGACGACGCCATCAAGGTGGTGCTCGAACCGTGA
- a CDS encoding arabinan endo-1,5-alpha-L-arabinosidase gives MRIRLLAALLLTSAALAGGGGPIMQPALKGDTRLHDPTVLRVGSRYVAMGTGLENVDGGTLRLRTSPDGITWADAGTLGVRIPDWIYDQIGTQPPNLWAPTLSVRGGTTYLYYAASVFGENTSVIGLYTNAKLDPMHPERGWVDRGPVLTTKKSDTFNAIDAYRLDTPDGKAWLVLGSYWTGVKLRELDPVSGKLRGTKQYDLASRGGGAVEAATIVRHGKYFYLFVSFDRCCAGLDSTYRIMVGRSAAITGPYTDREGVPMMGGGGTQVQATKGRYIGPGGQEVYTDGAQQRLVYHYYDGDENGVSHFQTAPLTWDADGWPDLGALPNGGN, from the coding sequence ATGAGAATCAGGCTCCTGGCCGCGCTGCTCCTGACGTCCGCCGCCCTCGCCGGCGGGGGAGGCCCGATCATGCAGCCCGCCCTGAAGGGCGACACGCGGCTGCACGACCCCACGGTGCTGAGGGTCGGCTCCCGCTACGTCGCCATGGGCACCGGCCTGGAGAACGTGGACGGCGGCACCCTGCGCCTGCGGACGTCGCCCGACGGCATCACGTGGGCGGACGCGGGCACGCTGGGCGTCCGCATTCCCGACTGGATCTACGACCAGATCGGCACGCAGCCCCCGAACCTGTGGGCCCCCACGCTCTCCGTGCGCGGCGGCACCACGTACCTGTACTACGCGGCGTCCGTGTTCGGCGAGAACACCAGCGTGATCGGCCTCTACACGAACGCGAAGCTCGACCCGATGCACCCGGAACGCGGCTGGGTCGACCGCGGGCCCGTCCTGACCACGAAGAAGTCCGACACCTTCAACGCCATCGACGCGTACCGCCTGGACACGCCGGATGGAAAGGCGTGGCTGGTGCTCGGGTCGTACTGGACGGGCGTCAAGCTGCGGGAACTCGACCCGGTCAGCGGAAAGCTCAGGGGCACGAAGCAGTACGACCTCGCCTCGCGCGGGGGCGGCGCGGTCGAGGCCGCCACCATCGTCCGGCACGGGAAATACTTCTACCTGTTCGTGTCCTTCGACCGCTGCTGCGCGGGCCTGGACAGCACGTACCGCATCATGGTCGGGCGATCTGCGGCCATCACTGGGCCGTACACCGACCGCGAGGGCGTCCCGATGATGGGGGGCGGCGGCACGCAGGTGCAGGCCACGAAGGGCAGATACATCGGCCCCGGCGGGCAGGAGGTGTACACGGACGGCGCGCAGCAGCGGCTCGTGTACCACTACTACGACGGCGACGAGAACGGCGTGAGCCACTTCCAGACCGCGCCCCTGACGTGGGACGCGGACGGCTGGCCCGACCTGGGCGCGCTGCCGAACGGGGGGAATTAG